The following coding sequences lie in one Leptospira selangorensis genomic window:
- the argB gene encoding acetylglutamate kinase: MEHSFERVNNILEALPYITKYSGKTVVIKYGGAAMAKADLKESFAKDIVLLKYVGIHPVIVHGGGPEINRLLDSLNIPTEFVHGHRVTNEETMDVVEMVLTGKVNKQIVSMINKEGGNAVGLSGKDGNLAVASKTKIEIDVEGKKSELVDVGLVGKIDKIDPTVILSLQEKGFIPVISPVAESESGESLNINADTFAGELAGALKAEKLILLTDTSGILIDGKLVTGLNRALVKDYIRKGDITGGMIPKVECCLSAIDQGVRRTHIIDGRVPHSILIEIFTDQGIGSLIE; the protein is encoded by the coding sequence ATGGAACATTCCTTTGAGAGGGTCAACAATATTCTGGAGGCCCTTCCCTATATTACAAAATACTCCGGGAAAACTGTGGTCATCAAGTATGGTGGGGCCGCGATGGCTAAGGCAGACTTAAAGGAATCTTTTGCAAAAGATATAGTTCTTCTAAAATACGTAGGCATCCATCCGGTTATCGTTCACGGAGGCGGGCCTGAGATCAATAGACTCTTAGATAGTTTGAATATTCCAACCGAGTTCGTTCACGGACATAGAGTCACAAACGAAGAGACCATGGACGTTGTGGAAATGGTTCTCACAGGAAAAGTAAATAAACAGATCGTTTCCATGATCAATAAAGAAGGTGGAAACGCAGTAGGACTTTCCGGAAAAGACGGAAACCTGGCAGTCGCTTCCAAGACAAAGATAGAAATCGATGTAGAAGGAAAAAAATCCGAACTAGTAGATGTTGGTCTTGTAGGTAAGATCGATAAAATAGATCCTACGGTCATTCTATCTCTGCAAGAAAAAGGTTTTATCCCGGTAATTTCTCCAGTAGCCGAATCCGAATCTGGAGAATCATTAAATATCAATGCAGATACTTTTGCAGGTGAATTGGCAGGAGCTCTTAAAGCAGAGAAGCTGATCCTTCTTACGGACACGAGCGGGATCCTGATCGACGGAAAACTTGTAACAGGTCTGAACCGGGCCTTAGTAAAAGATTATATTCGAAAAGGAGATATCACCGGAGGAATGATCCCTAAAGTAGAATGTTGTCTTTCCGCGATCGACCAAGGAGTGAGAAGGACTCATATTATTGACGGAAGAGTTCCCCATTCTATCCTGATCGAAATCTTTACTGATCAAGGGATCGGTTCCTTGATCGAATAA
- a CDS encoding SDR family NAD(P)-dependent oxidoreductase, protein MFTILITGGSGGLGRALVSELGNSGYKILNWDLVSPDKLHPNEIFQKVDLTSSDELENACNSLKSETSSPIRGFIHCAGYGGPYHKITQVSLEEWDRIFSINLRSAFQITKFLLPIFSTQEFGRFVYIASSLSVQGSALSVAYSSSKHGIIGFMKSIAAEWGEKGITSNAVSPGYMETKMGIQEDQVDDHRKKIIEMTPVKKIASPEEIARVVTFLISSESGYINGANWTVDGGITSI, encoded by the coding sequence ATGTTTACAATTTTAATCACTGGAGGAAGTGGAGGTCTTGGCCGAGCTCTTGTTTCCGAATTAGGAAATTCCGGATATAAGATCTTAAATTGGGATCTGGTTTCTCCTGATAAACTTCATCCAAACGAAATATTCCAAAAAGTAGATCTGACTTCTTCCGATGAATTGGAGAATGCCTGCAATAGTTTGAAGTCTGAAACTTCTTCTCCAATCCGCGGATTTATACATTGTGCGGGTTATGGAGGTCCTTATCATAAGATCACCCAAGTTTCTTTGGAAGAATGGGACAGGATCTTTTCCATCAATCTTCGCTCCGCTTTTCAGATTACAAAATTTTTACTTCCGATTTTCAGTACACAAGAATTCGGAAGATTTGTTTATATAGCTTCTTCTTTGTCTGTACAAGGAAGCGCATTATCTGTGGCTTATTCTTCTTCTAAACATGGGATCATAGGTTTTATGAAATCTATCGCTGCTGAATGGGGAGAGAAGGGAATTACTTCTAACGCGGTGAGTCCGGGTTATATGGAAACCAAAATGGGCATCCAGGAAGATCAGGTTGACGATCATCGTAAAAAGATAATAGAGATGACTCCTGTTAAGAAGATCGCTTCTCCGGAAGAGATTGCAAGAGTGGTTACTTTTTTAATTTCTTCCGAGTCCGGTTATATCAACGGTGCGAACTGGACTGTGGACGGAGGAATTACTTCGATTTAG
- a CDS encoding M61 family metallopeptidase — MIVKYTLDTYQPQRHLLKVEMEVRPDKQETFLCIPNWSPGSYKIRDYSKSIHQVQFTQSKPGWSIEQTDLDTWKVSSKGETFKISYIVYGFEHTVRTNYFTSDFILVHPPATFLYPKDRLDLEPELTWKNLSPFRFCYTGLKKKEGSKQTWKAKNFDEFFDCPILLTNEKQISFNVEGCEFDLVILGDIETKDKKKISKDLATIVETQIKLMAGTENKYYLFVLDMSDNLYGGLEHLNCSINQFDPNGWSNPDNYRTLLELLSHEYFHHWNVKRIRPIALGPFDYQKPNLTKELWIAEGITSFFDAYFLLLCGTYSPQQYINKLWKDIQELEESLGESWMSLEDSSFTAWTKYYNRPFDPNFSNTGISYYTKGAILSLSMNLYILKETEGKKSLVDIMIALNKQYHQEKKRGFTKAEFFQTAKKITGLDLKLEFDSYITEPKRIPIENYLHLIGVERTASKPKIEPGFRVKEERGRMIVSKILLSKSVKETDINLGDEWIALDDKRILPGNFKELLNQYQPGKKADLLLSRRGKILKRKIKFDSSPSGNELWIDEKAKDSIKELREVFLNLGKEPKTSKPSSKKTKSK; from the coding sequence GTGATCGTAAAATATACTCTAGATACATACCAACCTCAAAGACATTTATTAAAGGTGGAAATGGAAGTCCGCCCTGACAAACAGGAAACATTTCTTTGTATTCCGAATTGGTCCCCTGGCTCTTATAAGATCCGAGATTATTCCAAATCCATTCATCAAGTCCAATTTACTCAGTCCAAACCGGGCTGGAGTATAGAACAAACCGATCTAGATACTTGGAAAGTCTCCTCTAAGGGAGAAACATTCAAAATTTCTTATATAGTATATGGGTTTGAACATACAGTAAGAACCAATTATTTCACTAGCGATTTTATTTTAGTCCATCCTCCCGCTACATTTTTATATCCGAAGGATCGTTTAGATCTGGAGCCCGAGTTAACTTGGAAGAATTTATCACCTTTTCGTTTTTGTTATACAGGATTAAAGAAGAAGGAAGGCTCCAAACAAACCTGGAAAGCAAAGAACTTTGATGAATTTTTCGACTGCCCTATTCTACTGACTAATGAAAAACAGATCAGTTTTAATGTGGAAGGATGTGAATTCGATCTAGTTATCCTGGGAGATATCGAAACAAAAGATAAGAAGAAGATCTCCAAGGATCTGGCTACCATCGTAGAAACCCAGATCAAACTTATGGCTGGGACGGAGAATAAATATTATTTATTCGTCCTGGATATGAGCGATAATCTTTATGGAGGATTGGAACATCTCAATTGTAGTATCAATCAATTCGATCCGAACGGATGGTCTAATCCCGATAATTATAGAACTCTTTTAGAACTTTTATCTCATGAATATTTCCATCATTGGAATGTGAAAAGAATCCGCCCGATCGCGCTTGGTCCTTTCGATTACCAAAAACCGAACTTAACAAAAGAATTATGGATCGCGGAAGGGATTACAAGCTTCTTCGATGCATATTTTCTACTTCTTTGCGGAACTTATTCCCCCCAACAATATATAAATAAACTTTGGAAAGATATACAAGAGCTGGAAGAATCTTTAGGCGAATCCTGGATGAGTCTGGAAGATTCCAGTTTTACCGCTTGGACCAAATATTATAATCGCCCATTCGATCCGAATTTTTCGAATACCGGGATCTCTTATTATACGAAAGGTGCAATTTTATCCTTAAGTATGAACCTTTATATCCTAAAAGAAACCGAGGGCAAAAAATCCTTGGTGGATATTATGATCGCCTTGAATAAGCAGTATCATCAGGAGAAAAAAAGAGGCTTCACTAAAGCTGAATTTTTCCAAACTGCGAAGAAGATCACTGGACTGGATCTAAAACTAGAATTCGATTCCTATATCACGGAACCAAAACGGATCCCGATTGAAAATTATCTACATTTGATCGGTGTGGAAAGAACTGCTTCTAAACCTAAAATAGAACCTGGATTTAGAGTAAAGGAAGAAAGAGGAAGAATGATCGTAAGTAAAATCCTTCTTTCTAAATCAGTAAAAGAAACGGATATAAATCTAGGTGATGAATGGATCGCCTTGGATGATAAAAGAATTCTTCCAGGTAACTTTAAAGAATTATTAAATCAATACCAACCCGGGAAAAAAGCGGACCTTCTTCTCTCCAGAAGAGGTAAGATCTTAAAAAGAAAGATCAAATTTGACTCTTCTCCATCCGGAAACGAATTATGGATTGATGAAAAGGCAAAAGATTCTATTAAAGAATTGAGAGAAGTATTTTTGAATTTGGGGAAAGAACCTAAAACTTCGAAACCTTCTTCCAAAAAGACTAAATCGAAGTAA
- a CDS encoding peroxiredoxin: MSDSWEGKKLPEVSLSSSAGNTVNLPKDSSGSWTLLYFYPKDDTPGCTKQACSYRDNLEKFTQAGAKVYGISSDSLDSHKQFIDKFNLSFPLLSDPKQTLSGPLGVYGDQEWQGRVFKGLSRDSFLVGPDGTIRKVWRKVDPTKTVAETLEEILKEAGA; the protein is encoded by the coding sequence ATGTCCGACTCATGGGAAGGCAAAAAATTACCGGAAGTAAGTTTATCTAGCTCTGCAGGAAACACCGTAAATCTACCGAAAGACTCAAGCGGTTCTTGGACCTTATTGTATTTTTATCCAAAAGACGATACCCCGGGTTGCACAAAACAAGCCTGCTCTTATAGAGACAATCTGGAAAAGTTCACACAGGCTGGAGCGAAGGTCTACGGCATCAGCTCCGATTCTTTGGATAGTCATAAGCAATTTATTGACAAATTCAATTTGAGTTTCCCTCTTCTATCCGATCCGAAACAAACCCTAAGTGGCCCTCTTGGAGTTTATGGTGATCAAGAATGGCAAGGTAGAGTATTCAAGGGACTTTCCAGAGATAGCTTTTTGGTAGGACCTGATGGAACCATTCGCAAAGTATGGAGAAAAGTGGATCCCACTAAAACTGTCGCAGAGACTTTAGAGGAGATCTTAAAAGAGGCCGGTGCCTAA
- a CDS encoding adenylate/guanylate cyclase domain-containing protein: MVQKQKFPALPFKSLIFISFFLFSFYSLGSQEKEPIPGWKDLDLKRLEWESVQGFKPEFKSGFESSEPGYLKIEKFPIVLNQLYKTPVSDKVQEFTIQTKFNLSFDPKAQVFLSPIRLYLNFIGENWEIYLNGHLLQKEIHLDPNGKMQIRKTLRDMEVQVDSSILQAGENRLVFRMLGDAPALHLSEEEYPTLSPVFTPTNVDLGFYLDGDYTLGVEYDFSKKIGVLLNLSLNTIYIFFGLYHLLIFSKRRTDKYNLYFGIFSISMAIYSLSRSTIIFDFIQDSTWITRIEYGSVSLLAPLFLLFLHDYFYGSTLPNKAILAISGWSFVIFFFSFFAPFQYLMISLRAWQISILPSLIYLLYFMGKAVYLRKKDASLMAISMFIIVFISGYDVLDSMFFQSGIRFTQFAYLLFVISLTTILANRFIDLYKQSEELNIELSHQKLELARQKNAFFRFVPMQFLSVLGKDSAVDVNLGDSALREMSVLFTDIRSFTTISEKMTPEENFRFINGYLAKMEPLIQKYEGFVDKFMGDAILALFSAERVMIHAENNWEGKSAADRAVLAAIDMRRRVRELEEEVKGNHGHVKGVRIGIGINTGSLMLGTVGSSHRLDTTVIGDTVNVASRLESLTNLYKADILITQNTLSSLTIADELAIREVDSVVVKGKSQPIIIYEIYESDDPHIRKLKDATLALISRGIILYKVGNFKEALQNFEQALKVYPEDIVAILYRKRCQEYIEAPPVGNWVGVQHLLEK, encoded by the coding sequence ATGGTGCAAAAACAAAAATTTCCGGCTTTACCTTTCAAATCTCTAATCTTCATTTCTTTTTTCTTATTCTCTTTTTACTCTCTGGGTTCTCAGGAAAAAGAACCTATCCCGGGTTGGAAGGACCTGGATCTAAAAAGATTAGAATGGGAATCCGTACAAGGATTTAAACCCGAATTCAAATCCGGCTTCGAATCTAGCGAACCAGGATATTTAAAAATAGAAAAATTCCCGATCGTTCTAAACCAACTCTATAAAACTCCGGTATCCGACAAGGTTCAGGAGTTTACTATCCAGACAAAGTTCAATTTAAGTTTCGATCCTAAGGCCCAGGTTTTCTTGAGTCCGATCCGACTTTACTTAAATTTTATAGGAGAGAACTGGGAAATTTACCTAAACGGCCATCTTCTCCAAAAAGAGATCCATTTGGATCCGAATGGGAAAATGCAGATCCGAAAAACTCTCCGAGATATGGAAGTGCAGGTTGACTCCAGTATTCTACAAGCAGGAGAAAACAGATTGGTATTCCGTATGTTGGGAGATGCACCGGCGCTTCATCTTTCGGAAGAAGAATATCCTACACTTTCTCCCGTGTTCACACCTACGAATGTGGATCTTGGATTTTATTTGGATGGAGATTATACTCTAGGAGTTGAATACGATTTTTCCAAAAAGATAGGGGTCTTACTTAATTTAAGTTTAAATACGATCTATATATTTTTCGGATTATATCATCTTCTCATTTTTTCTAAAAGAAGAACGGACAAATATAATCTGTATTTCGGGATCTTTTCCATCTCGATGGCGATTTACTCTTTGAGTAGATCCACGATTATTTTTGATTTTATACAAGATAGTACTTGGATTACAAGAATTGAATACGGTTCCGTATCCTTGCTCGCCCCCTTGTTCTTATTATTTCTGCATGATTATTTTTATGGATCCACTTTGCCGAATAAGGCGATACTTGCGATCTCGGGATGGAGTTTTGTCATCTTCTTCTTTTCTTTCTTTGCTCCATTCCAATATTTAATGATCAGTTTAAGAGCATGGCAGATCTCTATTCTACCTTCTCTTATATATCTATTGTATTTCATGGGAAAGGCCGTTTATCTCCGGAAAAAAGACGCTTCTCTTATGGCGATCAGTATGTTCATCATAGTATTCATCTCCGGCTATGATGTATTGGATTCTATGTTCTTCCAATCAGGGATCAGATTTACACAGTTTGCATATCTTTTATTCGTGATTTCTTTAACCACTATACTTGCAAACAGGTTCATAGATCTATATAAACAATCCGAAGAATTGAACATTGAACTTAGCCATCAAAAGTTGGAACTGGCAAGACAGAAGAATGCATTCTTCCGATTTGTTCCGATGCAATTCTTAAGTGTGCTTGGAAAAGATTCAGCCGTAGATGTAAACTTAGGCGATTCTGCATTGAGAGAGATGAGCGTTCTGTTCACGGACATTCGATCTTTCACTACCATCTCGGAGAAGATGACTCCTGAGGAAAATTTCAGGTTTATCAATGGTTATCTCGCTAAGATGGAACCTCTTATCCAAAAGTACGAAGGTTTCGTGGATAAGTTTATGGGAGATGCGATCCTTGCATTATTCTCCGCAGAAAGAGTAATGATCCATGCCGAAAACAATTGGGAAGGTAAGTCCGCCGCGGATAGGGCAGTTCTTGCGGCAATTGATATGAGAAGAAGGGTCCGAGAACTCGAAGAAGAAGTTAAGGGCAATCATGGACATGTAAAAGGTGTTCGGATCGGTATCGGAATTAATACCGGAAGTCTGATGCTTGGAACCGTAGGATCTTCTCATAGACTGGATACAACTGTAATAGGGGACACTGTAAACGTTGCATCTCGTTTGGAAAGTCTCACGAATTTGTATAAGGCGGATATACTAATCACTCAAAATACTTTATCTAGTCTTACGATCGCTGACGAACTTGCGATCAGAGAAGTGGACTCGGTTGTGGTCAAAGGAAAAAGCCAACCGATTATCATTTACGAAATTTATGAATCAGACGATCCTCATATTCGCAAACTGAAAGATGCGACTCTAGCTTTGATCTCCAGAGGAATTATCCTGTATAAGGTAGGAAATTTTAAAGAAGCTCTTCAGAATTTCGAACAAGCCTTAAAAGTTTATCCGGAAGATATAGTTGCGATTTTATATAGAAAACGTTGCCAGGAATATATAGAAGCTCCGCCTGTCGGGAATTGGGTCGGAGTACAACACCTTTTGGAAAAGTAG
- a CDS encoding SDR family oxidoreductase: MNILITGASGGLGKNIAEKAYALGHNILLTNLNEKALKDYIIKQKFDKNRVLISKLDITSPSDWKKVMDLAYKKWGKLDILMNVAGYLLPGYIENVSPKDIDRHIDINAKGLMYGTREASIRMIAQGGGHIINIASLAGVAPIPGISLYSTSKFAVRGFSLAVAQELRPKKVFVSVVCPDAIQTPMLDLQKDYEEASMTFSGNRYLKTEEVTDIIFNKVIPNKPMEVLIPGSRGFLAKIGSFLPGLNALLSPSLMGKGKKKQKVYKKN; the protein is encoded by the coding sequence ATGAACATACTCATCACTGGTGCAAGCGGCGGCTTAGGTAAAAATATTGCGGAAAAAGCTTATGCTTTAGGCCATAATATACTTCTTACCAATCTGAATGAAAAAGCTCTGAAAGATTATATTATTAAACAAAAGTTTGATAAGAATAGAGTTTTGATCTCAAAGTTAGACATCACTTCTCCTTCCGATTGGAAGAAGGTAATGGATCTTGCTTATAAAAAATGGGGCAAACTGGATATTCTAATGAATGTGGCCGGGTACCTTCTCCCTGGTTATATTGAGAATGTAAGTCCAAAGGATATAGACAGACATATAGATATCAACGCCAAAGGTTTGATGTATGGGACTAGAGAAGCTTCTATCCGAATGATAGCACAAGGTGGAGGGCATATTATAAATATTGCATCTTTAGCAGGCGTGGCTCCTATTCCTGGGATCTCTCTTTATTCTACTTCTAAATTTGCAGTCAGAGGATTTTCCTTGGCAGTTGCCCAAGAATTAAGACCCAAAAAAGTATTTGTAAGTGTGGTTTGTCCGGACGCGATCCAAACTCCGATGCTTGATCTTCAAAAAGATTATGAAGAAGCTTCCATGACATTCTCCGGAAATAGATATCTAAAAACGGAAGAAGTAACTGATATTATTTTTAATAAAGTGATCCCAAACAAACCTATGGAAGTTTTGATCCCCGGCTCCAGAGGATTTTTGGCAAAGATCGGAAGTTTTCTCCCTGGTCTGAATGCGTTACTCAGTCCTTCTCTCATGGGTAAGGGAAAAAAGAAGCAGAAGGTTTACAAAAAGAATTAA
- a CDS encoding trimeric intracellular cation channel family protein produces MDLSYFFNLAGVTVFAVSGALAAAEKKTYHADAFSVFFTGFITAIGGGTLRDITLGNYPVSWVSDSNVLWAIFAGFAITFIFPRLLIRMKTGIFFFDTVGIGIYTVIGTRISLLSGVNPFAAAILGMVSAVFGGVIRDTLINEVPMIFRREIYATACLVGAILYIILDKFEVNGSLNTAVSALLVIIVRMIAVRFNLSLPKFRLPE; encoded by the coding sequence GTGGACCTTTCTTATTTTTTCAATTTGGCCGGGGTCACCGTGTTTGCGGTGTCTGGAGCCTTGGCCGCTGCGGAAAAAAAGACCTACCATGCTGACGCATTCAGCGTATTCTTTACTGGATTTATTACCGCGATCGGTGGCGGAACCTTAAGAGATATTACACTCGGAAATTATCCGGTCTCTTGGGTTTCCGATTCAAATGTTCTTTGGGCGATATTTGCAGGTTTTGCGATCACATTTATATTTCCTAGACTTTTGATCCGAATGAAAACCGGGATTTTCTTTTTTGATACGGTCGGGATCGGGATCTATACTGTGATCGGAACTAGGATCTCATTACTCAGTGGAGTAAATCCATTTGCAGCTGCGATACTCGGAATGGTATCTGCGGTTTTTGGTGGAGTGATCCGAGATACTCTAATCAACGAAGTTCCAATGATCTTCAGAAGAGAAATTTATGCGACTGCCTGTTTGGTGGGAGCTATCTTATACATTATACTGGATAAATTCGAAGTGAACGGAAGTTTAAACACTGCTGTCTCCGCCTTACTTGTGATCATAGTTCGAATGATCGCAGTACGATTTAATCTATCTCTTCCTAAATTCCGTTTGCCTGAATAG
- a CDS encoding alanine racemase → MYRKGSNHGLLWIFAVALLLIVYIKPKDNGATYTSYFKDLNTELKQNGPGKPIVLLDLDRLDSNLKLLKEKIRTPLSYRVVVKSLPSLDLLKYIVNATGSKRLMVFHSGDIIMLLNDPEFQKFDILLGKPMPIAALENIYSKTKKENFQNVQWLVDTSDRAVQYLDFAKKKDLKLKLSLEIDIGLHRGGFSKPEYSLAVLELLQTNPKNLELSGYMGYEPHVASVPVIFGDKISAMEKSLKNSLDTYSNFINLGKEKFPNLFRKELVFNGGGSKTYSFYQKNSGVVNDVSLGSALVKPTDFDVESLEEHSPAVFIATPVLKKLEGTKIPFLESLSFLFPLWNPNQEVTYFIYGGAFSAKKESPKGLDDNSLFGTSTNQSILNGSKATALEPDDHVFFRPTQSEKVMAEMGEIHLVRSGKLIGTWKTFIN, encoded by the coding sequence ATGTATAGAAAAGGGTCTAATCATGGATTACTTTGGATTTTTGCAGTCGCACTTTTATTAATCGTTTATATAAAACCGAAAGACAATGGTGCTACTTATACGTCTTATTTTAAAGATCTGAATACGGAACTCAAACAAAATGGTCCAGGAAAGCCGATCGTCCTTCTGGATTTGGATCGTTTGGATTCTAATCTAAAACTTCTAAAAGAAAAGATTAGGACCCCTTTATCATATAGAGTAGTGGTAAAATCTCTTCCTTCTTTGGATTTACTGAAATATATCGTAAACGCAACAGGTTCGAAAAGATTAATGGTATTCCATTCAGGAGATATCATTATGTTATTGAATGATCCAGAATTCCAAAAATTTGATATTCTTTTAGGAAAACCGATGCCGATTGCAGCTTTGGAAAATATATATTCTAAAACTAAAAAAGAAAATTTTCAAAATGTACAATGGTTAGTGGATACTTCCGATCGTGCCGTGCAATACTTAGATTTTGCAAAGAAGAAGGATCTAAAATTAAAACTAAGTTTAGAGATCGATATAGGACTGCATAGAGGAGGTTTTTCTAAACCGGAATATTCTTTGGCAGTGTTAGAACTCCTACAAACGAATCCTAAAAACCTGGAACTTTCCGGATACATGGGATACGAACCACATGTTGCTTCCGTTCCTGTTATCTTCGGGGATAAGATCTCTGCTATGGAAAAATCCCTGAAAAATTCTTTAGATACATATTCTAATTTTATAAACTTAGGAAAGGAGAAGTTCCCGAATTTATTCCGAAAAGAACTAGTATTCAATGGGGGAGGAAGTAAAACTTATAGCTTCTATCAAAAGAACTCCGGGGTAGTCAATGATGTATCTTTGGGATCCGCTCTAGTGAAACCCACAGACTTTGATGTGGAAAGTTTGGAAGAACATAGTCCTGCAGTGTTTATCGCTACTCCAGTCTTGAAAAAACTAGAAGGAACCAAAATCCCATTTTTAGAATCATTATCTTTCCTATTCCCACTTTGGAATCCGAACCAAGAAGTGACTTACTTTATCTATGGCGGTGCATTCTCCGCTAAAAAGGAATCTCCTAAAGGACTCGACGATAATTCTCTATTCGGTACAAGTACGAACCAAAGTATTCTAAACGGATCCAAAGCGACTGCATTGGAACCTGATGATCATGTGTTTTTTAGACCTACTCAAAGTGAAAAGGTAATGGCAGAGATGGGAGAAATTCATTTGGTTCGTTCTGGCAAATTGATCGGTACCTGGAAAACTTTTATCAATTAA
- a CDS encoding MFS transporter: MKEHTLSNRSMAGYASAEVGITAVETMAQIYLLDFYVSIVGLKPSLFGLAMLIAILWDAISDPIMGYISDRTGFTNGRRRPYILIGGFLLGLGTTFLFSPPELETQGLKFLYLVIAYFLTNTFMTMIAVPHISLGGEISHTPGERNKVFGWRLFFANIGLLAGLLLPAIWVSLGKDGFSSRSFSSASIWVILCFVSYFSYTFTKGKDFPYQRSGPKSNSVGENILSFLKSAGFILKNRYFLPLLFAFIVATAARTLNSSLGLLYYKERLLLEDSQVVVRILLPFVFFLTISIPLWVYLAKRFGKKLPAFWGSFLLGVMTIILYPILPQGSYETPLIAAFLGGIFAGSILLFDSLVADVVDYDELLTGEKREGAYFGFWKMATKIIRAIGFAFLGFLLETIGYKAGAQTQDPELGWRLTLIFGPIVGSLFVLASLIFTRMGLTSEVHAKIQELLSRKKNIQKRRSSGTPAG, from the coding sequence ATGAAAGAACATACTCTTTCGAATCGTAGCATGGCAGGTTATGCTTCCGCAGAAGTGGGGATCACTGCAGTGGAAACCATGGCCCAGATCTATCTTCTGGATTTTTATGTTTCTATAGTTGGATTAAAACCTTCTTTATTCGGTTTGGCTATGCTTATCGCGATTTTATGGGATGCGATCAGTGATCCTATTATGGGATATATCTCGGATCGAACCGGTTTCACAAATGGAAGAAGAAGGCCCTATATTTTAATCGGTGGATTTTTGCTTGGGTTAGGGACTACCTTTCTTTTCTCTCCTCCCGAGTTAGAAACACAGGGTCTTAAGTTTTTATATCTAGTAATCGCTTATTTTCTCACGAATACGTTTATGACAATGATCGCAGTTCCTCATATTAGTTTGGGAGGTGAGATCAGTCATACACCTGGAGAAAGGAATAAAGTTTTCGGTTGGAGATTATTTTTTGCGAATATAGGTCTTTTAGCTGGGTTACTTCTTCCTGCGATTTGGGTTTCTTTAGGAAAAGATGGATTTAGTTCCAGGAGTTTTTCTTCCGCGAGTATTTGGGTTATATTATGCTTTGTATCTTATTTTTCTTACACTTTTACTAAGGGCAAAGATTTCCCTTACCAAAGATCCGGTCCAAAATCGAATTCTGTAGGAGAAAATATTTTATCCTTTTTGAAATCGGCCGGATTCATATTAAAAAACCGTTATTTTCTTCCTTTACTCTTTGCATTTATAGTGGCGACTGCTGCAAGAACTCTAAATTCTTCCTTAGGGCTTTTGTATTATAAGGAAAGGTTATTATTAGAAGACTCTCAAGTGGTGGTACGTATCCTTCTTCCTTTCGTATTTTTTCTTACAATATCTATTCCGCTATGGGTATATTTAGCGAAAAGATTCGGCAAAAAACTACCTGCGTTTTGGGGAAGTTTTTTGTTGGGAGTTATGACGATCATCTTGTATCCGATCTTGCCCCAAGGATCATACGAGACTCCGTTGATAGCAGCATTTTTGGGAGGAATATTTGCAGGATCCATTCTTCTTTTCGATTCCTTAGTGGCGGATGTAGTGGATTATGATGAACTTCTCACTGGAGAAAAGAGAGAAGGTGCCTATTTCGGATTTTGGAAGATGGCGACCAAGATCATCCGTGCGATCGGTTTTGCATTTTTAGGATTTCTATTGGAAACAATCGGTTACAAAGCAGGAGCACAAACACAGGACCCTGAGCTTGGCTGGAGATTAACTTTGATATTCGGGCCTATTGTTGGAAGTTTATTCGTTCTAGCTTCTTTGATCTTTACTAGAATGGGTCTGACTTCAGAAGTTCATGCAAAAATACAGGAACTTCTATCAAGAAAAAAGAATATTCAAAAAAGAAGAAGTTCCGGCACTCCGGCCGGATAA